From a region of the Paenibacillus sp. FSL R10-2734 genome:
- a CDS encoding heavy metal translocating P-type ATPase: MDTMQEKVKRQWELEGLHCANCAMKIEDNVKKIEGVSSCSVNFVTKTMTMETAAGYEESAIVEAKKTVKALEPHINVKEMGQGNRKPHGHDHDHQAAEGHGHTHEHGEGDTRRILLRLGGGGILALAGIFLPVEGVVELLIFLAAYLIVGGEVVWQAVKNIIRGQVFDENFLMALATIGAFAIGEYPEGVAVMLFYQIGELFQGLAVNRSRRSITALMDIRPEFAYLKLGNDLKRVSPEEVAIGDVIVVKPGEKVPLDGTILEGSAMMDTSALTGESVPRSAGPGSAVLSGFINRNGVITMQVTQTFGESAVSKILELVQNASSNKAKTENFITKFARAYTPIVVITAVLLAVVPPLLISGATFSDWIYRALVFLVISCPCALVVSIPLGFFGGIGAASRSGILVKGSNYLEALNDVKVVVFDKTGTLTKGQFKVTGIYPSGGKSEDELLRTAAYAESHSNHPIAESIRTAYGEQISKEAISNYNEISGHGIEVTIEGRTVFAGNARLMEREGIAYEVPVQSGTVVHIAVDHQYGGYLVIADEVKEDSLKAIQTLKKLGIRKTVMLTGDASSVAEDVGKQLGVDEVHAELLPQHKVEAIEKLDREKSPRDKIIFVGDGINDTPVLARADVGIAMGGLGSDAAIEAADIVIMTDEPSKIAVAIGIAKRTRMIVWQNIIFALGVKAIFLLLGAFGIATMWEAVFSDVGVTVLAVLNSIRALKVKDPR; the protein is encoded by the coding sequence ATGGATACGATGCAAGAAAAGGTAAAACGTCAGTGGGAATTAGAAGGCTTGCATTGCGCCAATTGCGCAATGAAAATTGAAGATAATGTGAAGAAGATTGAAGGGGTTTCGTCTTGCTCCGTTAATTTTGTAACGAAGACAATGACGATGGAAACCGCCGCAGGTTATGAGGAATCGGCGATTGTAGAAGCAAAGAAAACGGTCAAGGCACTTGAGCCCCATATAAATGTGAAGGAAATGGGTCAAGGCAATCGCAAGCCGCATGGACATGATCACGATCATCAAGCTGCTGAAGGCCATGGTCATACTCATGAGCATGGGGAAGGTGATACGCGTAGGATTTTACTGCGGCTAGGTGGCGGTGGGATACTCGCTCTTGCCGGAATATTCTTGCCGGTGGAGGGTGTAGTTGAACTGCTGATTTTCTTAGCAGCCTACCTCATCGTGGGTGGTGAAGTCGTCTGGCAGGCGGTTAAGAACATTATCCGGGGTCAGGTGTTTGATGAGAATTTTCTGATGGCTCTCGCAACCATCGGTGCGTTTGCCATTGGTGAGTATCCTGAGGGCGTGGCAGTTATGCTTTTTTACCAAATCGGAGAACTGTTCCAAGGTCTGGCAGTAAACCGTTCACGCAGATCTATCACGGCACTTATGGATATCCGTCCCGAATTTGCTTATCTTAAGCTTGGAAATGATCTGAAACGAGTCTCCCCTGAGGAAGTAGCTATCGGTGATGTGATTGTCGTGAAACCGGGCGAGAAGGTACCTCTAGATGGAACGATACTTGAGGGTAGCGCCATGATGGATACATCAGCACTTACAGGCGAATCCGTGCCGCGTTCGGCTGGGCCGGGAAGCGCAGTATTAAGTGGGTTTATTAATCGGAACGGTGTTATTACGATGCAAGTCACGCAGACCTTTGGAGAATCAGCCGTATCTAAAATTCTAGAACTGGTGCAGAATGCTTCAAGTAACAAAGCCAAAACCGAGAACTTTATTACTAAATTTGCACGGGCTTACACACCTATAGTCGTGATTACAGCAGTCCTGCTGGCTGTCGTTCCTCCGCTGTTAATTAGCGGCGCAACCTTTTCAGATTGGATTTATCGGGCGCTTGTCTTTCTAGTCATCTCCTGTCCATGTGCACTTGTGGTCTCGATTCCACTTGGTTTCTTCGGAGGGATTGGTGCAGCTTCACGCAGCGGTATTCTGGTCAAAGGAAGCAACTACCTTGAAGCATTGAATGATGTGAAAGTCGTTGTATTTGATAAGACCGGAACATTGACCAAGGGGCAGTTTAAGGTAACGGGAATTTATCCGTCGGGTGGTAAGTCTGAGGATGAATTGCTGCGGACTGCCGCATATGCGGAGAGCCATTCCAATCATCCGATTGCTGAATCGATTCGGACGGCTTATGGAGAACAGATTTCTAAGGAAGCAATCTCGAATTACAACGAAATCTCTGGTCATGGGATCGAGGTTACTATCGAAGGTAGGACCGTATTTGCAGGTAACGCGCGCCTGATGGAGCGAGAGGGTATAGCTTATGAGGTGCCAGTGCAGAGCGGTACAGTTGTTCATATCGCGGTGGATCATCAGTATGGAGGTTATCTGGTGATTGCTGATGAAGTGAAAGAAGACTCACTGAAGGCCATTCAGACCCTCAAGAAACTTGGCATTCGCAAAACGGTGATGCTCACTGGTGATGCCTCATCTGTAGCTGAAGATGTTGGGAAGCAGTTAGGTGTAGATGAGGTGCACGCTGAGCTTTTGCCGCAGCATAAGGTAGAAGCCATCGAGAAACTGGATCGTGAGAAGTCACCTCGCGATAAAATTATTTTTGTTGGAGACGGAATTAATGATACCCCGGTACTGGCTAGAGCCGATGTCGGGATCGCAATGGGTGGACTGGGCTCCGATGCTGCGATTGAAGCGGCAGATATTGTAATTATGACCGATGAGCCTTCGAAGATTGCAGTAGCCATCGGAATTGCTAAGCGTACACGGATGATCGTATGGCAAAATATTATTTTCGCTTTAGGTGTTAAAGCTATATTTCTCCTACTCGGTGCGTTCGGGATTGCCACGATGTGGGAAGCTGTCTTCTCAGATGTTGGAGTAACCGTTCTTGCTGTGCTAAACAGTATTCGAGCATTAAAGGTTAAAGATCCAAGGTAA
- a CDS encoding L-lactate dehydrogenase, with amino-acid sequence MKSKSRKVAIVGAGMVGSSCAYSMVNQAICDEIMMIDRTYDRAMAQALDLSHCMDFTNTRTKVYAGTHSDCAGMDVVILTAGANPKAGQTRLDVLEASAVITNEIITKIMAGGFDGIFVVAANPVDIVTYMVWKISGLPRHRIIGTGTSIDSSRLKTLLSDVFSIDPRSVNGYALGEHGESQFVAWSHVTIGGKPILQIMEQHRERFQHLDLEDISRKTKDAGWEIFTKKGSTHFGIGSALAYITRSILNDEHKIIAVSAILDGEYGQSGVCAGVPAIIGNTGIQELLELNLNTEEAEKFNASCSIVRSGIESLHLENNN; translated from the coding sequence TTGAAAAGTAAATCGAGAAAAGTCGCCATCGTCGGTGCTGGGATGGTCGGTTCCAGCTGCGCCTACTCCATGGTTAATCAGGCGATTTGCGACGAGATCATGATGATCGACCGCACCTATGACCGAGCTATGGCACAAGCACTGGATCTCTCGCACTGTATGGATTTCACAAACACACGCACAAAGGTGTATGCCGGAACCCATAGCGACTGCGCAGGAATGGATGTAGTCATCTTGACCGCCGGCGCTAATCCAAAGGCGGGGCAGACAAGGCTTGACGTTCTGGAAGCCTCTGCAGTTATCACTAACGAAATCATCACCAAAATTATGGCTGGGGGATTCGATGGCATATTCGTAGTCGCCGCTAATCCGGTCGATATTGTCACTTATATGGTATGGAAAATATCAGGGCTGCCACGCCACAGAATTATTGGTACAGGAACCTCCATTGACTCCTCGCGCCTAAAGACACTGCTGTCCGATGTGTTCTCCATAGATCCGCGCAGCGTTAACGGCTACGCGCTCGGAGAACACGGTGAATCCCAATTTGTAGCTTGGTCGCATGTGACCATTGGCGGCAAGCCTATCCTGCAAATTATGGAGCAGCATCGCGAGCGGTTCCAGCATCTGGATTTGGAGGATATCTCCCGCAAGACCAAAGATGCGGGCTGGGAGATATTCACCAAAAAAGGCTCCACACATTTCGGTATTGGCAGTGCACTGGCCTACATTACTCGCTCCATCCTGAACGATGAGCACAAGATCATTGCCGTATCCGCAATTCTGGACGGAGAGTATGGGCAAAGTGGTGTATGTGCCGGCGTGCCAGCCATTATTGGCAACACTGGAATTCAAGAACTTCTGGAGCTTAATCTAAACACCGAAGAAGCGGAGAAATTCAACGCCTCCTGCAGCATTGTCCGCTCAGGCATTGAGAGCCTACACTTGGAAAACAACAATTAA
- the cysW gene encoding sulfate ABC transporter permease subunit CysW, translated as MAGTVPLQAPRLQKNTSSPATTETKVVKWVLIGAAGLVLFWLIALPLVVVLTEALKKGWDVYIAALTDPDARSALRLTLLVAAITVPLNTFFGVAAAWAVTKFRFRGKGFLITLIDLPFAVSPVIGGLIFVLVFGANGWFGPWLSAHDIKIVFALPGIVLATLFVTFPFVARELIPLMEDQGTQEEEAAITLGAHGWQIFFRVTLPNIKWGLLYGIILCNARAMGEFGAVSVVSGHIRGETNTLPLHVEILYNEYQFSASFAVASLLLLLALVTMIIKSWLSRKNAH; from the coding sequence TTGGCAGGCACAGTCCCACTCCAAGCCCCTCGGCTACAGAAGAATACGTCCTCGCCAGCGACAACGGAAACCAAGGTTGTAAAATGGGTGTTGATCGGAGCTGCTGGATTAGTCCTGTTTTGGCTGATTGCTCTGCCATTGGTTGTCGTGCTGACAGAGGCGCTGAAAAAAGGCTGGGATGTATATATAGCTGCCCTGACTGATCCGGATGCTCGTTCCGCTCTGCGGCTGACGCTACTTGTTGCGGCGATCACTGTGCCACTGAACACTTTCTTTGGCGTAGCGGCAGCATGGGCAGTCACTAAGTTTCGCTTCCGTGGCAAAGGATTTCTCATTACCTTGATTGACCTCCCTTTTGCAGTATCTCCAGTTATCGGCGGTCTGATCTTTGTGCTCGTCTTCGGTGCTAATGGTTGGTTTGGTCCTTGGCTGAGCGCACATGATATCAAGATCGTATTTGCTCTTCCGGGGATCGTGCTCGCGACGCTGTTTGTGACGTTTCCTTTTGTGGCGCGTGAGTTGATCCCACTGATGGAGGACCAAGGGACACAGGAGGAAGAGGCGGCGATTACCCTCGGAGCACACGGGTGGCAAATTTTTTTCAGAGTCACGCTTCCTAATATAAAATGGGGTTTACTATATGGCATTATTTTGTGTAATGCGCGAGCCATGGGCGAGTTCGGTGCAGTCTCTGTGGTGTCCGGGCATATTCGTGGGGAGACGAATACACTGCCACTGCACGTTGAGATTTTGTACAATGAATATCAATTTTCAGCGTCGTTTGCAGTAGCTTCACTGCTGCTGTTGTTGGCCTTAGTGACAATGATTATTAAAAGCTGGTTATCACGAAAAAATGCCCATTGA
- a CDS encoding YezD family protein, protein MAKPLKVDDLWLTRIAGLLDDMEFGSLHIVVHEGQIVQMERTERKRFENGNGNANGRYIGENGNRRADSQSAGR, encoded by the coding sequence ATGGCTAAACCGCTGAAAGTGGATGATTTATGGCTAACGCGGATTGCAGGGCTTCTGGATGATATGGAATTTGGCTCTTTGCACATCGTGGTGCACGAAGGTCAGATTGTTCAGATGGAGCGTACGGAACGCAAACGTTTTGAGAATGGCAATGGCAATGCAAATGGGCGTTACATTGGTGAGAACGGAAACCGGCGGGCCGATTCCCAATCGGCAGGACGTTGA
- a CDS encoding sulfate ABC transporter substrate-binding protein: MKNKMNKGLLVGFTLLLTAGLTVACGGNNNSGNSASSATDTPATTNSAEATNAAEATKAPSKDPVELLNVSYDPTRELYENYNKAFAAYWETETGQKVTIKQSHGGSGKQSRAVLDGLEADVVTLALGYDIDALQEKGLINEEWQSKFDHNSSPYTSTIVFLVRKGNPKGIKDWPDLLKEGVEVITPNPKTSGGARWNYLAAWGYALDHNNNDEAKAEEFVKELFKNVPVLDTGARGSTTTFVERGIGDVLIAWENEAYLSVEELGPDKFDIVNPSESILAEPPVAIVDKVVDKRNTREVSEAYLKYLYSEEGQKIAAENYYRPTLDSVKEQYKDKFPEIKLFTLADKFGNWKETQEKHFNDGGIFDKIYVPGAK; encoded by the coding sequence ATGAAGAACAAAATGAATAAAGGACTTCTTGTAGGATTTACCTTGTTGCTGACGGCAGGACTTACTGTTGCTTGCGGCGGCAATAACAATAGTGGCAATAGTGCTAGTTCGGCAACGGACACACCAGCAACAACCAACTCAGCGGAGGCCACGAATGCTGCTGAAGCTACAAAAGCGCCATCCAAAGATCCAGTGGAACTGCTCAACGTGTCCTATGATCCTACTCGTGAGCTATATGAGAACTACAATAAAGCTTTTGCAGCTTATTGGGAGACAGAAACCGGACAGAAGGTCACGATTAAACAATCTCATGGTGGATCAGGTAAGCAAAGTCGTGCTGTGCTTGATGGTCTCGAAGCGGATGTAGTCACACTGGCCCTTGGTTATGATATTGATGCATTGCAGGAAAAAGGACTTATCAATGAAGAATGGCAAAGTAAATTTGATCATAATAGCTCACCTTATACCTCGACGATCGTGTTCTTAGTACGTAAAGGGAATCCAAAAGGAATCAAAGATTGGCCGGATCTGCTAAAGGAAGGCGTAGAGGTAATTACACCGAATCCGAAAACCTCAGGTGGCGCACGTTGGAACTACTTGGCGGCATGGGGCTACGCGCTAGATCATAACAATAACGACGAAGCTAAGGCTGAAGAATTTGTAAAAGAGCTATTCAAAAATGTTCCGGTGCTGGATACCGGTGCGAGGGGTTCGACGACCACTTTTGTTGAACGTGGAATTGGTGATGTGCTGATTGCATGGGAGAATGAAGCTTATCTTTCCGTTGAAGAGCTTGGTCCAGACAAATTCGATATCGTAAATCCATCCGAGAGTATTCTGGCAGAACCACCGGTAGCAATCGTAGATAAGGTTGTGGACAAAAGAAATACGCGTGAGGTGTCCGAGGCTTACTTGAAATATCTCTATAGTGAAGAAGGACAAAAAATCGCGGCTGAGAACTACTACCGTCCTACGCTGGATAGCGTGAAGGAACAATATAAAGATAAGTTCCCGGAGATTAAGTTATTCACACTGGCTGACAAATTCGGAAACTGGAAAGAAACACAAGAGAAGCATTTTAACGATGGTGGGATCTTTGACAAGATCTATGTGCCGGGTGCTAAATAA
- a CDS encoding cytochrome c biogenesis protein CcdC produces MGNINPSLLHIGSTLGALFMALMVIFIRLKASARPVTIRKIWIPPLGMSTGFAMFVVPEVRFPLWWAALAFLVGWFIFAYPLIRSTNFEQRDGQIYAQRSKSFAFILLGLLLVRTLLHEFINGYVTIPQSGGLFFILAFGMILHWRFFMYKRYKAMTPSEAQALQS; encoded by the coding sequence ATGGGTAACATAAACCCCTCACTTCTACATATCGGCTCCACTTTAGGGGCTTTATTCATGGCGCTGATGGTTATTTTTATTCGGCTAAAAGCTAGTGCACGTCCAGTTACCATTCGAAAAATATGGATTCCACCTCTCGGAATGTCGACCGGCTTTGCCATGTTCGTTGTACCAGAAGTTAGGTTCCCTTTATGGTGGGCGGCCCTCGCCTTTCTAGTTGGCTGGTTCATCTTCGCGTACCCACTAATACGCAGTACGAACTTCGAACAACGGGATGGTCAAATCTATGCTCAGCGGTCTAAGAGCTTTGCTTTCATTCTGCTAGGACTTCTTCTAGTCCGCACCTTACTCCATGAATTTATTAATGGTTATGTTACGATCCCACAGTCTGGTGGACTGTTCTTCATCTTGGCCTTCGGTATGATTCTCCATTGGAGATTCTTTATGTACAAACGTTATAAGGCTATGACTCCCTCGGAGGCACAAGCCTTACAGTCATAA
- the cysT gene encoding sulfate ABC transporter permease subunit CysT produces MDVTTTTGAPAITRRKILPGFGITMGYSVLYLSLVVLLPLSALLFNSTGLSWAKFWDVATDPRVLASYRVSLSTAAAAAFVDAILGLLLAWVLVRYEFPGKRIFDALIDLPFALPTAVAGVSLTALYATNGWIGSWLEPLGLKVAFTPLGITLALMFIGIPFVVRTVQPVLEDLDRDMEEASATLGAGRWRTFRSVVFPELFPPLLTGFALAFARGIGEFGSVVFISGNMPMRTEIAPLLIMSKLEQYDYAGATAVALLLLLISFLMLLVINTLQRWVRKTSR; encoded by the coding sequence ATGGATGTCACCACTACTACAGGTGCACCGGCAATAACGCGGCGAAAGATATTACCCGGTTTTGGGATAACGATGGGGTACAGTGTACTTTACCTGAGTCTCGTGGTACTCTTGCCACTTTCAGCGCTGTTGTTCAATTCTACTGGGCTGAGCTGGGCGAAATTCTGGGATGTAGCTACGGACCCTCGCGTATTGGCTTCGTATCGTGTCAGTCTATCTACGGCAGCGGCGGCCGCTTTTGTAGATGCTATTCTAGGTCTTCTGTTGGCGTGGGTGCTGGTACGTTATGAATTTCCGGGCAAAAGAATATTTGATGCGCTGATCGATCTTCCGTTTGCTTTGCCAACGGCTGTAGCTGGTGTCTCCTTGACGGCTCTCTATGCTACAAATGGCTGGATCGGATCGTGGCTTGAGCCGCTGGGATTAAAGGTGGCATTTACTCCGCTGGGCATTACTTTAGCCTTGATGTTCATCGGTATACCGTTTGTTGTCCGAACGGTACAGCCGGTGCTGGAGGATTTGGACCGAGATATGGAAGAAGCGTCGGCAACGCTCGGTGCAGGCCGCTGGAGAACGTTTCGTTCAGTAGTATTCCCGGAGCTGTTCCCGCCGCTGTTAACAGGCTTTGCCTTAGCATTTGCCCGTGGTATTGGCGAATTCGGCTCCGTCGTGTTCATCTCTGGTAATATGCCGATGCGAACGGAGATTGCTCCGCTGCTGATCATGTCCAAACTGGAGCAATATGATTATGCTGGGGCTACCGCTGTCGCGTTGCTTCTGCTCCTTATCTCCTTCTTAATGCTGTTGGTCATTAACACTCTTCAGCGTTGGGTGCGTAAGACTTCTCGGTAG
- a CDS encoding lactonase family protein — protein sequence MERPNEVLFYVGTYNPEDEEAILLCSLSPSTGEMKILEGTKGIENPSFLAVNSTGSVLYAVSEKDKGEVYAFAIDPVTKALSPLGSRPTEGGAPCYVSISPKQDYIFVSNYSGGNANAFPVNADGSLQVMSDQVKHEGSGIREDRQEAPHPHSVIPDGSGKHILVCDLGLDQILIYRLEEGKLAKHREINLPPGSGPRHLAVHPSGQWVYLANELNCTVTVFANDEQNGNLSIVQHVSTLPEQYNAGSDDTASDIHVSPCGRFLYVSNRGQDSIALYHIEASTGHLKAVDWQVTGGRTPRNFAIIGGKLLAANQNSDNIISFSIDSDSGRLIPTGNELKIKTPVCIQAV from the coding sequence ATGGAACGGCCTAATGAGGTATTGTTTTATGTAGGAACGTATAACCCTGAGGATGAGGAAGCTATTCTATTATGCTCGCTTAGTCCTTCAACAGGGGAAATGAAGATTCTTGAGGGTACTAAGGGAATTGAGAATCCATCGTTTTTAGCAGTAAACAGCACAGGCAGCGTGCTCTATGCGGTTAGTGAGAAGGATAAAGGCGAGGTCTATGCTTTTGCGATTGATCCTGTTACTAAAGCGCTGAGTCCACTTGGAAGTCGTCCAACGGAAGGTGGCGCTCCTTGTTATGTTTCGATCAGTCCTAAGCAAGATTACATATTCGTCTCTAATTATTCCGGTGGCAATGCCAATGCATTTCCTGTAAATGCGGATGGTTCGCTTCAGGTAATGTCCGACCAAGTGAAGCATGAAGGTTCAGGCATTCGTGAAGACCGTCAGGAAGCTCCACATCCGCACTCCGTCATTCCGGACGGAAGCGGCAAGCATATACTGGTCTGCGATTTGGGACTGGATCAAATTCTGATCTATCGTCTTGAAGAAGGTAAGCTGGCTAAGCATCGGGAGATTAATCTGCCACCTGGTTCAGGACCACGCCATCTGGCTGTGCATCCTTCAGGACAATGGGTTTACTTGGCGAATGAACTAAACTGCACAGTAACGGTATTTGCTAATGATGAACAGAACGGAAACCTCAGCATTGTACAGCATGTTAGCACTCTTCCGGAGCAATATAATGCGGGTAGTGATGATACAGCTTCCGATATTCATGTATCACCGTGTGGTAGATTTCTGTACGTCTCGAACCGGGGACAAGACAGTATCGCCCTGTACCATATTGAGGCTTCAACAGGTCATCTTAAAGCGGTAGATTGGCAGGTTACTGGCGGACGTACTCCGCGTAATTTCGCTATCATTGGTGGCAAGCTACTCGCCGCTAATCAAAATAGCGATAATATTATTTCGTTCTCCATCGACAGTGACAGTGGTAGATTAATTCCTACAGGGAATGAGCTGAAGATAAAGACACCGGTCTGTATTCAAGCCGTGTAG
- a CDS encoding GlsB/YeaQ/YmgE family stress response membrane protein, with protein MSFLWMLIVGGIIGWLAGLIMGRDIPGGVIGNIIAGIIGSWLGGVLLGSWGPKVSDFYFFPSLIGAVVLIFIVSLILRSTSGRSRS; from the coding sequence ATGAGTTTTTTATGGATGTTAATTGTTGGTGGGATCATTGGTTGGTTAGCTGGTCTGATTATGGGCAGAGATATACCAGGAGGGGTTATTGGTAACATTATCGCCGGTATTATCGGTTCATGGCTCGGTGGCGTGCTTCTAGGAAGTTGGGGACCTAAAGTAAGTGATTTCTACTTCTTCCCTTCTTTGATCGGAGCCGTTGTTCTGATCTTTATCGTCAGCCTTATTCTTCGTTCGACAAGCGGACGCAGCCGTTCATAA
- a CDS encoding alpha/beta hydrolase, with translation MGMDLEYIPAPIRPRLHRRMTKEIGRRIRETYRYDTTVWRTAIAGLWIVCFLAFTTAVLGIPTGLGVPTDIALAAGTSTILLAISSNIIAILIALTGLRIPRLFAGCVLSDIGAILLILYYADFEIEAAALIAVLLALLGALGGLAIGLLRSKRVTMGILLIIAVTFSQITLAKGVQELPTLEPIDISDSDVIPVTAANPGLPGNQAYQTFTYASSKDLHRTEYGKDTSVISSTVDASAYIKNWSKLRTLFWGFDYSSLPLNGRVWMPEGEGPYPVVLMVHGNHMMEDYSDGGYAYLGELLASRGFIAISLDENFLNYSAWSGIPDNDFKVRAWIILKHLEQLANFSDEPGNPFYQKIDFTKTALLGHSRGGQAVAMAADAERWFKSDPVMTAVNRFSIASVIALAPTDKTIDDQQARLKDINYLTLQGARDGDVHDFYGDRQYIRSSYSQGSTAFKSSLYIADANHSQFNSDWGAYDQTLPAGLFLNRAQIMEADKQRQIAKVYVSAFLETTLHGKDEYQSLFRDYRTGLKWLPDTTYYNRFLDGGYRPVATFDEDRNKNTVKLGTAEATGLSWMEELAKDRESKSKATYGVVLERTAKKSEEAYYNIKLKDNVVTEISLTGAEGLTFSLANLNGDFKDELNIPLPPNVEVELTDKNDTSARLPLSEVMDILPLPQTQFTLFPWLEERINDGKYGDLSEAVFQTYEIPFEQFQALAPELEPDSLTEITFYLEEEGDKIMLDDIGFYDLGI, from the coding sequence ATGGGTATGGATTTAGAGTACATCCCTGCGCCGATAAGACCACGGCTTCACAGGCGAATGACTAAAGAAATTGGACGAAGGATTAGGGAAACTTACCGTTATGATACAACGGTCTGGAGGACAGCAATCGCTGGTCTTTGGATCGTTTGCTTTTTGGCTTTCACGACTGCTGTATTAGGCATACCGACTGGACTCGGGGTACCTACTGATATTGCCCTTGCTGCAGGTACAAGCACTATATTGCTTGCAATTTCCAGCAATATTATTGCCATACTAATAGCGTTGACCGGACTGCGTATCCCACGACTATTCGCTGGCTGCGTATTGAGCGATATTGGAGCTATCCTACTAATTTTATATTACGCTGATTTTGAGATTGAAGCTGCGGCTCTCATCGCTGTCTTACTAGCACTGCTTGGTGCGTTAGGCGGATTAGCCATCGGTTTGCTTCGTAGTAAAAGAGTAACCATGGGGATTCTGCTAATCATTGCAGTGACTTTTTCCCAAATCACTCTGGCAAAAGGAGTGCAGGAACTACCTACTTTGGAACCCATTGATATCAGTGACTCAGACGTGATTCCAGTGACTGCCGCAAATCCAGGACTACCCGGCAACCAAGCTTATCAGACCTTCACCTATGCCAGCAGTAAGGATCTGCATCGTACGGAGTACGGCAAGGATACAAGTGTGATCTCTTCTACAGTAGATGCTTCTGCTTATATTAAGAATTGGTCAAAGCTGCGGACTTTATTCTGGGGATTCGATTATAGTTCACTTCCACTTAACGGCCGAGTATGGATGCCAGAGGGTGAAGGGCCTTACCCGGTAGTCCTGATGGTGCACGGAAATCATATGATGGAAGATTACTCTGACGGAGGGTACGCTTATCTCGGTGAACTCTTGGCCAGCCGAGGGTTTATCGCAATCTCCCTGGATGAGAACTTTCTGAACTATTCTGCTTGGTCCGGTATTCCGGACAATGATTTCAAAGTACGAGCCTGGATCATTCTTAAGCATCTGGAACAGCTTGCGAATTTCTCAGATGAGCCGGGCAATCCTTTTTATCAAAAAATAGATTTCACAAAGACCGCCCTGCTCGGCCATAGCCGCGGAGGACAAGCCGTAGCTATGGCTGCGGACGCCGAACGTTGGTTCAAAAGTGATCCCGTTATGACCGCAGTAAATCGTTTTAGTATAGCTTCTGTAATCGCCCTAGCCCCTACGGACAAAACGATAGATGATCAGCAAGCCCGTCTTAAGGATATCAACTATTTAACTTTGCAAGGGGCTCGCGATGGGGATGTACATGATTTCTACGGTGATCGGCAGTATATACGGTCTTCTTATTCCCAAGGATCAACTGCATTCAAAAGCTCGCTATATATCGCAGACGCCAATCACAGTCAATTCAACAGCGATTGGGGTGCGTATGATCAGACATTACCTGCTGGTCTCTTTTTAAATCGAGCGCAAATTATGGAAGCAGATAAGCAGCGGCAAATTGCTAAGGTATATGTATCAGCTTTTCTAGAGACTACCTTGCATGGAAAAGACGAATATCAGAGCTTATTCAGAGATTACCGCACTGGACTGAAATGGCTGCCGGATACCACTTACTATAATCGATTCCTAGATGGGGGATATCGGCCAGTAGCCACATTTGACGAAGACCGCAACAAGAACACCGTTAAACTCGGAACAGCAGAAGCAACAGGATTATCCTGGATGGAAGAGCTCGCCAAAGATCGTGAATCGAAGAGTAAAGCCACTTATGGCGTCGTTCTTGAACGCACAGCCAAAAAGAGCGAGGAAGCCTATTACAACATCAAGCTTAAAGATAATGTAGTTACTGAAATTTCCCTTACAGGCGCAGAGGGCCTGACATTCTCCCTCGCAAACCTCAATGGTGATTTCAAAGATGAACTAAATATTCCGCTACCTCCTAATGTAGAGGTCGAGTTAACCGACAAGAATGATACCTCGGCACGCTTGCCGCTAAGTGAGGTAATGGATATTCTTCCACTACCACAAACACAGTTCACGTTATTCCCATGGCTTGAGGAACGAATTAATGATGGGAAGTACGGCGATCTATCCGAAGCAGTTTTTCAAACCTATGAGATACCGTTCGAACAATTTCAAGCGTTAGCACCCGAGCTAGAGCCTGACAGCCTGACGGAAATCACCTTCTATCTTGAAGAAGAGGGAGATAAGATCATGCTTGACGATATCGGCTTCTATGATCTAGGAATTTGA